A genomic stretch from Chryseobacterium sp. SNU WT5 includes:
- a CDS encoding DUF5458 family protein encodes MENKKQMAAQEDSQQQQQHQQGGQPKRNPIDELGKVGGFSFVETVIDGIANMNSSRKARKEIFINDQNKETERRDLLKRINLWINLLENNSSVEEMADASKKKANSAENNLKLNLKNTLDSVRDLEVSYRTVAQFYKNTELDKVDNVSIINASLEQMKDIDNPLFIDAIAEEFKENYDRLDLRDNYSILAVPGYLGSNKVIEKWAKICNENKVMMVTDFANLDKPDDVVDLFHSANLTGGEVHRSNVIMTCNYLVGRGKAEEVGEEENVDLPPSTSLAGKIHRTLMSQVAAGKKHGNINEVDAVKFNLKKSEISQLEKMGLVPMVNEYGKIMAFSAKTLFTGDNIGLQTYSVVRVFDYVTKVLLDFLNRRAFENWTPRNEDDLRKQIVTFLDGIKGADKLIENFKIVRFEQDKVNKDRVWLDIRLTPYFPTKSFVIKLDGHKGDDGNEWESSYNQD; translated from the coding sequence ATGGAAAATAAAAAACAAATGGCTGCTCAGGAAGATAGTCAACAGCAGCAACAGCATCAACAAGGTGGACAACCGAAAAGAAATCCAATTGACGAATTAGGAAAAGTTGGAGGATTTAGTTTCGTAGAAACAGTGATTGATGGTATTGCCAACATGAACTCCAGCCGAAAAGCGAGAAAAGAAATTTTCATCAACGATCAAAATAAGGAAACAGAAAGAAGAGATTTATTAAAAAGAATTAATCTTTGGATTAATCTTTTAGAAAATAATTCTTCGGTTGAGGAAATGGCAGATGCATCTAAAAAGAAAGCAAATTCTGCAGAGAACAACCTGAAACTTAATCTAAAAAATACGCTGGACAGTGTAAGAGATCTGGAAGTTTCTTACAGAACGGTTGCTCAGTTCTATAAAAATACAGAGCTGGATAAAGTGGACAATGTAAGTATCATTAATGCCTCTTTAGAGCAAATGAAAGATATTGACAATCCTTTATTTATTGATGCTATAGCCGAGGAATTCAAAGAAAATTACGACCGATTAGACCTTAGAGATAACTATTCTATTCTTGCAGTACCTGGATATTTAGGTTCCAATAAAGTGATCGAAAAGTGGGCAAAGATCTGCAATGAAAATAAAGTGATGATGGTTACGGATTTTGCTAATCTGGATAAACCAGATGATGTGGTTGATCTATTCCATTCTGCTAACTTAACGGGTGGAGAAGTGCACCGTAGTAATGTAATTATGACTTGTAATTATTTAGTTGGGCGTGGAAAAGCAGAGGAAGTAGGAGAGGAAGAAAATGTAGATTTGCCACCATCAACTTCATTGGCCGGAAAGATCCATAGAACACTAATGTCCCAGGTTGCAGCGGGTAAAAAACATGGTAATATTAACGAAGTGGATGCCGTGAAATTCAACCTGAAGAAAAGTGAAATTTCTCAGTTAGAGAAAATGGGATTAGTGCCAATGGTAAATGAGTATGGTAAGATCATGGCTTTCTCCGCAAAAACCTTATTCACCGGAGACAATATCGGTCTTCAAACGTATTCTGTTGTTAGAGTTTTTGATTATGTGACGAAAGTACTTTTAGATTTCCTAAACAGAAGAGCTTTTGAAAACTGGACTCCAAGAAACGAGGATGATCTAAGAAAACAAATCGTAACCTTCCTGGATGGGATCAAAGGAGCTGATAAATTGATCGAAAATTTCAAAATTGTACGATTCGAACAGGATAAAGTAAACAAAGACCGTGTATGGTTAGACATCCGTTTAACACCTTATTTCCCAACCAAGAGTTTCGTAATTAAACTTGATGGTCACAAAGGAGATGATGGGAATGAATGGGAATCTAGCTACAACCAGGATTAA
- a CDS encoding type VI secretion system Vgr family protein — translation MFQDNQSPKANNSHLKPSAEGYGKMAKTTGANSQNNIWGHQPTSKIHNAKGIVENALQGINRVVKLLIVIDGEIIKNFKHFKLTQSAVKHHAFSLMIPHDALGEEESYQLETGQKFLGKRLTVVFRYKDVIDGPERTFVGVITEVGFSQEKGSLGDMIIEGFSPTILLDASPHTQSFGGSQSISLNSIADNVIKQGISKSAYDYRIDAKYGNLDYSAQYEETHYNYLARMAEAYGEQFFYDGEVLHFGQLPPPEKPITLKYGSNINDIKVRMKAQHVQPTFYGYNSSDHKKLTTGASAIDHKSDIAKRAYNISQQTFTTPALRLAPIKASTDMDIGASQKSTAGSKAVDVFVTSGTTTVPFMHPGCIADIEMRKPGKTTTNYFTKLMITEVSHEVDARGYYTGTFESIAADTGFMPRPEFKVPRSEVQVAQVISNSDPKNQGRVQVQFDWQGGPDTTDWIRVMTPDAGGSDKVSKNRGFMSIPEVGDQVMVGFQHQLPDRPFVMGSMFHGKVGGGGGAGNNVKSLSSKSGNKLELHDGEGSVFLTDKGGANMKFDGAGNATTNANNDKIVNVGNNNEKTVTNNNTTNVGCKHTTDVGKGKSILTMGNDGVIDLSGNTSVKIKVSDSSYIEITDCKIMIYSDEIEVNGITSSKIKGSSPAEAIFNGTTIITGSQIIEN, via the coding sequence ATGTTCCAAGATAATCAATCCCCAAAAGCTAATAATTCCCATTTAAAGCCTTCTGCTGAAGGGTATGGAAAGATGGCAAAAACTACTGGCGCAAATTCTCAAAATAACATCTGGGGTCACCAACCCACATCGAAAATACATAATGCGAAAGGAATTGTCGAAAATGCGCTACAGGGAATCAACCGCGTGGTAAAGCTTTTGATCGTTATAGATGGCGAGATCATTAAAAACTTCAAGCATTTTAAACTGACTCAAAGTGCCGTAAAACATCATGCCTTCAGCTTGATGATCCCGCATGATGCTTTAGGAGAAGAAGAAAGTTATCAGTTAGAAACAGGACAGAAGTTTTTGGGTAAAAGGCTGACCGTTGTTTTTCGGTATAAAGATGTGATCGATGGACCTGAACGAACTTTTGTTGGTGTGATTACAGAAGTCGGTTTCAGTCAGGAAAAAGGAAGTCTGGGCGATATGATCATCGAAGGGTTTAGTCCGACCATCCTTCTGGATGCTTCTCCACACACCCAGAGTTTTGGAGGTTCACAATCAATCAGTCTAAACAGTATTGCAGATAACGTCATCAAACAAGGAATTAGTAAGAGTGCTTACGATTACCGCATCGATGCGAAATATGGAAATTTAGATTACAGTGCTCAATATGAGGAAACTCACTATAATTATCTCGCCCGTATGGCAGAAGCTTATGGAGAACAGTTTTTTTACGATGGTGAGGTCTTACATTTTGGACAGTTACCACCGCCGGAGAAACCTATTACCCTAAAATACGGAAGTAATATTAACGATATTAAAGTCCGAATGAAAGCGCAACATGTACAGCCAACTTTTTATGGTTATAACAGCAGCGATCATAAAAAACTCACCACCGGCGCCTCTGCGATCGATCATAAATCAGACATCGCCAAAAGAGCCTACAATATTTCCCAACAAACCTTTACCACGCCGGCTTTACGATTGGCACCCATAAAAGCATCCACTGATATGGACATTGGAGCTTCGCAGAAAAGCACGGCAGGAAGTAAGGCCGTAGATGTTTTTGTAACGTCCGGAACGACAACAGTTCCTTTCATGCATCCAGGTTGTATCGCTGATATAGAAATGCGTAAACCCGGTAAAACAACCACCAACTATTTTACCAAACTGATGATTACGGAGGTGTCTCATGAAGTTGATGCTAGGGGATATTACACGGGAACATTTGAATCTATTGCCGCAGATACTGGTTTTATGCCGCGTCCGGAATTTAAAGTTCCGAGATCCGAAGTACAGGTTGCGCAAGTTATTTCTAATTCAGATCCAAAAAATCAAGGCCGTGTTCAAGTGCAATTTGATTGGCAAGGTGGTCCCGACACCACAGACTGGATTCGGGTGATGACCCCGGACGCTGGTGGCAGTGATAAAGTCAGTAAAAATAGAGGATTCATGTCCATTCCCGAAGTTGGAGATCAGGTAATGGTTGGATTTCAGCATCAATTACCAGACCGGCCTTTCGTGATGGGATCTATGTTCCACGGCAAAGTAGGCGGTGGCGGCGGTGCCGGAAATAATGTGAAGAGTTTGAGTAGTAAGAGTGGGAATAAATTAGAACTACATGATGGAGAAGGCTCGGTCTTTCTAACAGATAAAGGAGGAGCAAATATGAAATTTGATGGAGCAGGAAATGCGACGACAAATGCGAATAATGATAAAATAGTTAACGTTGGAAATAATAATGAAAAAACAGTTACCAACAATAACACAACGAATGTAGGTTGCAAACATACAACCGATGTTGGAAAAGGTAAAAGTATTTTGACAATGGGTAATGATGGAGTTATAGATTTGTCAGGTAATACTTCAGTTAAAATTAAAGTTTCTGATAGTAGTTACATAGAGATTACAGACTGTAAAATAATGATATATAGTGATGAAATAGAAGTAAATGGCATTACTTCATCAAAAATTAAAGGGTCATCTCCCGCCGAAGCGATTTTTAATGGCACTACAATTATAACGGGAAGTCAAATAATAGAAAATTAA
- a CDS encoding phage baseplate assembly protein V translates to MITECTHEVDAKKDITTIISKPSQQIRVIYRVQNSFLPTQSLNPAMVISNSDPLNQGHIQVRFDWQMHNITEWIRVMTRDAGGGDKVSTNRGFMSIPEVGDQVMVGFQHQLPDRPFVMGSMFHGKVGGGGGAGNNIKSISGKSGNVICLNDGAGIEIKDKNGNHVTLSGDGDVTTEVSNNNTEKIGVNRTINVGTNNTINIGSKDGGGANAVLKMDSAGNVSITCDKEIKFKTGSSSITLYEDGCIDIEGLNISIKGTKSVCNSSDGEVHIKGSGSAEALFKGTTKITGSQVDIN, encoded by the coding sequence ATGATCACGGAATGTACGCACGAAGTAGACGCCAAAAAGGATATTACAACGATAATTTCAAAGCCATCGCAGCAGATACGGGTTATCTACCGCGTCCAGAATTCATTTCTCCCAACGCAGAGTCTCAACCCTGCAATGGTTATCTCCAATTCCGATCCTTTAAACCAGGGACATATTCAGGTTCGTTTTGACTGGCAAATGCACAATATTACAGAATGGATCCGCGTGATGACTCGAGATGCGGGAGGAGGTGATAAAGTGAGTACGAATAGAGGATTCATGTCCATTCCCGAAGTTGGAGATCAGGTAATGGTTGGATTTCAACATCAATTACCAGACCGGCCTTTCGTGATGGGATCGATGTTCCACGGCAAAGTAGGCGGTGGCGGCGGTGCTGGTAATAATATAAAAAGTATCAGTGGTAAAAGCGGCAATGTTATTTGTTTAAATGACGGCGCAGGGATTGAGATTAAGGATAAAAATGGAAATCACGTTACTTTGAGTGGTGATGGAGATGTCACTACCGAAGTTAGTAATAACAATACGGAAAAAATTGGCGTAAACCGCACCATTAATGTCGGGACAAACAATACGATAAATATTGGTTCTAAAGATGGCGGGGGCGCAAACGCTGTATTGAAGATGGACAGTGCGGGAAATGTAAGTATAACCTGTGACAAAGAAATAAAGTTTAAAACAGGTAGCAGTTCTATTACACTTTATGAGGACGGTTGTATAGACATTGAAGGATTAAACATTTCTATAAAAGGAACAAAAAGTGTTTGTAATTCCTCTGATGGAGAAGTGCATATCAAAGGGTCAGGAAGTGCTGAAGCTTTGTTTAAAGGAACTACAAAAATAACCGGAAGTCAAGTAGATATTAATTAA
- a CDS encoding PAAR-like protein has product MSKLYVPDGAWLVCSNGMMKQQIKVTSQSSVTIAGSHLKATVDDRPGGNFICGKMALAGAIIGAAVGVALVAGTILTGGALAVAACAAAGAAAGVGVSLIPSICGMLLKEWLPFDVNVTTAGKAPLLENSQIPCLLGGNVMILYSEKAANEFTDLTLGKTAIDVIGVVALSYLLYPALAAIGSTAVTVKSTIATFGWAAGMNYLGGIGVSTGVAYGVGFGIDQAKGGVYSTIPTGDGNTIKDYVDGFETNPEKLVQNHNLLNSDGNKGVEEHANDLGGATGVGKETIGNRSSEYITRDRTTSVRLDDIEEHGVTSRNEIGRLPNAIEGKNPNTVNTQNVIDEDFGGRYQEIERTSTTSNSQYAKNDLSLKGSGNIALNSALNALKDNFGKPQLNSTKGVEGGGLYIGLLQDAYKGITNFILKDQAEDLLNALQNEESEARAKISVLAGKD; this is encoded by the coding sequence ATGAGTAAATTATATGTACCTGATGGAGCTTGGTTAGTTTGTTCAAATGGAATGATGAAACAACAAATCAAAGTTACGAGTCAAAGTAGTGTAACAATTGCTGGCAGTCATTTAAAAGCTACTGTAGATGATAGACCAGGAGGTAATTTTATCTGTGGGAAAATGGCTTTAGCTGGAGCTATAATTGGTGCTGCGGTAGGTGTTGCATTAGTTGCTGGTACAATACTTACTGGTGGTGCGCTGGCAGTGGCGGCGTGTGCAGCTGCAGGTGCAGCTGCAGGAGTAGGTGTATCGTTAATTCCTTCGATTTGCGGTATGCTATTGAAGGAATGGTTGCCTTTCGATGTAAATGTGACAACGGCTGGAAAAGCGCCGCTATTAGAAAACTCACAAATTCCATGTTTATTAGGAGGAAATGTAATGATTCTTTATTCAGAAAAAGCAGCAAATGAGTTTACAGATCTTACTTTAGGAAAAACTGCAATTGATGTAATTGGCGTTGTAGCACTGTCTTATCTTTTGTATCCAGCTCTCGCTGCTATCGGATCTACAGCTGTAACGGTAAAAAGCACTATTGCCACGTTCGGTTGGGCAGCAGGAATGAATTATCTTGGTGGTATAGGCGTTTCTACAGGTGTTGCATATGGTGTAGGTTTTGGAATTGACCAAGCAAAAGGAGGGGTTTATTCAACAATTCCAACAGGTGACGGAAATACAATAAAAGACTATGTAGATGGATTCGAAACTAATCCAGAGAAGCTAGTTCAAAATCATAATTTATTAAATTCAGATGGTAATAAAGGTGTAGAAGAACATGCAAATGATCTTGGTGGAGCTACTGGTGTCGGTAAGGAAACAATTGGCAACAGAAGTTCTGAATATATTACTAGAGATAGAACAACATCTGTACGTTTAGATGATATAGAGGAACATGGAGTTACTTCAAGAAATGAAATTGGTCGTTTGCCAAATGCAATAGAAGGAAAAAACCCTAACACAGTTAATACCCAAAATGTTATAGATGAAGATTTTGGGGGAAGATATCAAGAGATTGAAAGAACTTCCACAACGAGTAATTCTCAATATGCTAAAAATGATTTATCGCTTAAAGGATCTGGGAACATTGCATTAAATTCGGCACTTAACGCATTAAAAGATAATTTTGGAAAACCTCAGCTTAATAGTACAAAAGGAGTAGAAGGAGGAGGTCTATATATTGGCTTATTGCAAGATGCTTATAAAGGGATAACTAATTTTATATTAAAGGATCAAGCTGAAGATTTATTAAATGCATTGCAAAATGAAGAATCTGAAGCAAGAGCAAAAATTAGTGTTTTAGCAGGAAAAGATTAA
- a CDS encoding PAAR-like protein encodes MAESYIPETTDVICTLMQKGPNKIGLGDRTSYVTHPGKTAPLLNGNDKKISESFQCKNASKFWGGLQTLCLGIAIGALVVLAVVGTVLTGGALAVLLVAVAGTLLVSASAGVIGIYKTIHDCDVTKDAEWSFLHNTVNIDGAKALLNRSVLNCSKGGKVTIIVDPVIAQSAADQIISNNENEVAAHMTSQFVMGLITGATSATPAALAVASPLAIYSYNNAESTEQAQRLANQDRDSFGRRAADAGKDHLRDTGLGLPGGFVEGVAESTIINQAAQREAIQFGQQAAAREAAGDVAGAANARIAQGAASRVYNTPWKGMLKGLGIGLAAGVVNFGIDQWSNSYEDRMHGNSVFTADQSDIKDGSNSISIIATEA; translated from the coding sequence ATGGCAGAATCGTATATACCAGAAACAACTGATGTCATCTGCACATTAATGCAGAAGGGTCCAAACAAAATTGGATTGGGAGATCGAACGTCCTATGTTACTCATCCAGGAAAAACTGCACCTTTGCTTAATGGCAATGATAAAAAAATTAGCGAATCTTTTCAATGCAAAAACGCCTCTAAATTTTGGGGAGGTTTACAAACGCTCTGTTTAGGAATTGCAATCGGGGCATTGGTTGTATTGGCAGTTGTTGGTACAGTTTTGACTGGTGGCGCATTGGCTGTACTTTTAGTAGCGGTTGCAGGCACATTACTTGTAAGTGCATCAGCTGGTGTTATTGGAATTTATAAAACTATACATGATTGTGATGTAACCAAAGATGCAGAGTGGTCTTTTCTTCATAATACTGTAAATATAGACGGAGCAAAAGCATTGCTTAACCGCTCAGTTTTAAACTGCAGTAAAGGTGGAAAAGTAACCATCATTGTAGATCCTGTAATAGCACAAAGCGCCGCAGATCAGATCATTAGCAACAATGAAAATGAAGTTGCAGCGCACATGACGAGCCAGTTTGTAATGGGATTAATTACAGGAGCTACTTCTGCAACACCAGCAGCATTGGCAGTTGCATCACCGTTGGCTATATATTCTTACAATAATGCAGAAAGTACCGAACAGGCGCAAAGATTGGCGAACCAAGATAGGGATTCTTTTGGTAGAAGAGCGGCAGATGCAGGAAAAGATCACTTGAGAGATACAGGCTTAGGCTTGCCAGGAGGTTTTGTAGAAGGTGTAGCGGAATCTACAATAATTAACCAGGCTGCTCAACGGGAAGCGATACAGTTCGGGCAACAGGCAGCAGCCAGAGAAGCCGCGGGAGATGTCGCAGGAGCAGCTAACGCTAGGATTGCCCAAGGCGCAGCATCCCGTGTTTACAACACCCCTTGGAAAGGAATGCTGAAAGGGTTGGGAATTGGTCTGGCAGCAGGTGTGGTCAACTTTGGAATCGACCAATGGTCGAATTCTTACGAGGATAGAATGCATGGAAATTCTGTATTTACAGCAGATCAATCAGATATAAAAGATGGTAGTAACAGTATATCAATTATAGCAACAGAAGCATGA
- a CDS encoding TssN family type VI secretion system protein produces MEISSIKGVFFRYILMPLFAAIMMFIMVRLRKNKPAIKIKHIIIYVLLCGLCLALPGFLGFTGNLFNPYWYLGVLVLAIGLGILHVNLLHHYFRKHFTSTTKSMIFEVVLTITCMVMGGYLFTIIFKWISFEQGNPYMAASSLVAFIIPLLFYYCYISFISIPLDIYKTWRYDPSLKPYDFRGVDFDRLMVLNVELSKNSEDQQRFRIKAKTLPTEITYGDWFFRVVDDYNHKNPNSKIQLMDHNNNAHYWIFYIKKSFFSSRKYIDFEKDISSNKIAENQVIICKRVLNHQEEDDKEKLIITE; encoded by the coding sequence ATGGAGATATCCTCTATAAAGGGCGTTTTTTTTAGGTATATTTTGATGCCTTTATTTGCTGCTATTATGATGTTCATAATGGTTAGGTTAAGGAAAAATAAGCCCGCTATTAAAATAAAACATATCATTATTTATGTATTGTTGTGTGGTTTATGTTTGGCTCTACCTGGATTTTTAGGATTTACGGGTAATCTCTTCAATCCTTATTGGTATTTGGGAGTACTGGTTTTGGCAATAGGACTTGGCATTTTACATGTTAACTTATTACATCATTACTTTAGAAAACATTTTACGTCGACTACAAAAAGTATGATTTTTGAGGTGGTACTTACGATTACCTGTATGGTAATGGGAGGATATCTCTTCACGATTATTTTCAAATGGATCAGTTTTGAGCAGGGAAATCCATATATGGCTGCTTCCAGTTTGGTGGCTTTCATCATTCCGCTATTATTCTATTATTGTTATATCTCTTTCATAAGTATTCCATTAGATATTTATAAGACTTGGCGCTACGATCCGAGCTTGAAACCTTATGATTTTCGGGGAGTCGATTTTGATCGGTTGATGGTTTTAAATGTAGAACTCAGTAAAAACTCAGAGGATCAGCAACGTTTTAGGATTAAAGCGAAAACATTGCCTACGGAGATCACCTATGGCGACTGGTTTTTTAGAGTTGTAGATGACTATAACCATAAAAATCCGAATTCTAAAATTCAGTTGATGGATCATAATAATAATGCTCACTACTGGATCTTTTATATAAAAAAATCATTTTTCAGTTCTAGAAAATATATTGACTTTGAGAAAGATATTTCTTCTAATAAAATTGCTGAAAATCAAGTGATCATCTGTAAAAGAGTTCTGAACCATCAGGAAGAAGATGACAAAGAAAAATTAATTATTACTGAATAA
- a CDS encoding tetratricopeptide repeat protein, which yields MKVATQIIIGIIAVGLIIVIAKNSLFTDTSTQFYNDGWTAFEKKNYESSIFFFNHVDETKYPDVSMGLGASYLELKDYDNAILNLQKAYKNKQSYSSEDFNKILNSLGYCYLQTRELDKAQFFLEEGVKFGNPNSKRNIEIVDSLKQIQSR from the coding sequence ATGAAGGTAGCAACACAAATAATTATTGGGATTATTGCAGTAGGTCTTATTATAGTTATTGCAAAAAATTCGCTCTTTACTGATACAAGCACTCAATTCTACAATGATGGCTGGACTGCATTTGAAAAGAAGAACTACGAATCATCAATATTTTTTTTTAATCATGTAGACGAAACTAAATATCCTGATGTCTCTATGGGTTTGGGAGCATCTTATTTAGAATTAAAAGATTATGACAATGCAATACTAAATCTTCAGAAGGCTTACAAAAATAAACAATCATACAGTAGTGAGGATTTTAATAAAATCTTAAATTCTCTGGGTTATTGTTACCTTCAGACGAGAGAGTTAGATAAAGCGCAATTTTTTCTTGAAGAAGGAGTGAAATTTGGAAATCCTAACAGTAAAAGAAATATAGAAATTGTAGACTCTTTAAAACAAATTCAAAGTAGATAA
- a CDS encoding immunity protein Tsi6 family protein, translating into MYEESKNNYKKVFNECIKQTEKLTLQFPEIPLYQIVLNQLEILKVRLIDKEITISREELFDKYSFGSIAAKNFDYTIYGNNLMFVYGMSYKYLNLPDKLKT; encoded by the coding sequence ATGTACGAAGAATCTAAAAACAATTATAAAAAAGTTTTTAATGAATGTATTAAACAGACAGAGAAACTAACACTTCAATTTCCAGAAATACCACTCTATCAAATAGTACTTAATCAATTGGAAATATTAAAAGTTAGACTTATAGATAAAGAAATAACAATAAGTAGAGAAGAACTTTTTGACAAATATAGTTTTGGTTCAATTGCTGCAAAGAATTTTGATTATACAATTTATGGTAATAATCTGATGTTTGTTTACGGAATGTCTTATAAATATTTAAATTTGCCAGATAAGTTGAAAACCTGA
- the tssD gene encoding type VI secretion system tube protein TssD has protein sequence MAANNSRAVLKFNNGEDSKVLKLNYSVARSTDVSGRVASDPSNAIIKVTIEATDKSDIIESLLNGKYKPTVGEVTFNKSHEEGTLIKLNWENGYVIQHEVDFDAIDSNSMLISFVISAEKITYGGGQYEGVWPGM, from the coding sequence ATGGCAGCAAACAATTCAAGAGCGGTCTTAAAATTCAACAACGGAGAAGACTCCAAAGTTTTAAAATTAAACTACAGCGTAGCAAGATCTACAGATGTTTCAGGTAGAGTAGCATCTGATCCAAGCAACGCAATTATTAAAGTAACGATTGAAGCGACAGACAAATCTGACATCATCGAATCATTATTGAATGGAAAATACAAACCAACGGTTGGTGAAGTAACCTTCAATAAATCTCATGAAGAAGGAACTTTGATCAAACTAAACTGGGAGAACGGATACGTTATCCAGCACGAAGTTGACTTTGATGCAATCGACAGCAACAGTATGTTGATCTCTTTCGTTATCAGTGCAGAAAAAATCACTTACGGTGGTGGACAGTACGAAGGTGTATGGCCAGGAATGTAA
- a CDS encoding LysM peptidoglycan-binding domain-containing protein, with protein sequence MEKKRYKITEGDTLKSISEKQNISIEELINFHNSCSTFTQSITSDYLPLHLEYIFVEIKPIKINQVSSIHLDAEESAQVARYRCEQTVVMKLSGIIHSHADTKREFEVKKYRNDGVQYVKIKMIENIVEAYQKQLELAIKMVSEIDMIKCDVTVSLKGNGKIGEIVNFEQIRKKWNEKKKILERDFSFMRDKKAHKDILDFLELNDLQFSSQQNIINDLNTKLFFDVFFDKYLTDENYLDDYSKTYHSQLFDGYGVNLNFTQDILAEDPDRVELRKVSKIDKSRIDNVFLNEQYEAKFRPIVKYQFSEYNFSVREHCTINTTDRWIDKSDITIIEEVKNNVQVLIDYKLRKIE encoded by the coding sequence ATGGAAAAAAAGAGATACAAAATTACAGAAGGGGACACCCTAAAATCTATTTCGGAAAAACAGAATATAAGCATTGAGGAATTAATCAACTTCCATAATTCTTGCAGCACCTTCACCCAATCTATAACTTCAGATTATTTACCTTTACATTTGGAGTATATTTTTGTTGAAATAAAACCTATTAAAATAAATCAGGTCTCATCCATTCACCTAGATGCTGAGGAATCGGCACAAGTAGCTCGATATAGGTGTGAGCAAACCGTTGTAATGAAGTTAAGTGGCATTATTCACAGTCACGCAGATACTAAAAGAGAATTTGAAGTAAAAAAGTATCGAAATGATGGAGTGCAGTATGTTAAAATCAAAATGATTGAGAATATTGTAGAAGCCTATCAAAAACAGTTGGAACTTGCTATTAAAATGGTTTCGGAAATTGATATGATCAAGTGTGATGTAACGGTATCTTTAAAAGGGAATGGAAAAATAGGAGAAATTGTCAATTTTGAACAAATTCGTAAAAAATGGAATGAGAAGAAGAAAATTTTAGAAAGAGATTTTTCTTTTATGAGAGATAAGAAAGCCCATAAAGATATTCTAGACTTTTTGGAATTAAATGATCTGCAATTTAGTAGTCAACAAAATATAATCAATGATTTGAATACTAAACTTTTTTTTGATGTTTTTTTTGATAAATATCTTACTGATGAGAATTACTTAGATGATTATTCTAAAACTTATCATTCCCAACTTTTTGATGGATACGGTGTGAATTTAAATTTCACTCAAGATATATTGGCAGAGGATCCAGATCGTGTTGAACTAAGAAAAGTAAGTAAAATCGATAAAAGTAGAATTGATAATGTATTCTTAAATGAGCAGTATGAAGCTAAATTCAGACCAATAGTTAAATACCAATTTTCCGAATACAATTTTAGTGTAAGGGAACATTGCACCATCAATACCACAGATCGGTGGATTGATAAATCGGACATTACTATTATTGAAGAGGTAAAAAACAATGTACAAGTTTTAATTGATTACAAACTAAGGAAAATAGAATAA